TATGATTCAAAAGATCGTATAGCCAGTTTTACTATTGTGGCTTTAtcagtctttcacatcactgtggagaaaTATCTGACTGTCTGTTTCCATTCACTGAGGTTTGCAGTCATTCATGTGTGACTCTTTTGAGGTTCTGCCACAGCCAGTGAGTCGAGATGAAGGCTGAACTTTCGACTGAGCCATTACAACatctttattcttttctttttaagccaCTCGTTACTAGATTTGCTCTtgtgtttggtatcattgttgTGTTGCATGATCTTGTGTCCACCAACCTTTATCtatcagacagatggcctcacatttgactctagaatcattttgtatacagaggagttcacgGTTGAAtcactgcaaggtgcccaggttcTGTAGGTGCAAAGCAAGCCAAAATAATTACCCCTCCATCACGGTACTTTTCACTGAGTATGAGGTGGTCAAACGTCTTCACTTTGGTCTTATCTGGGATATTCTTTCAGTATTCTTGTGGTTTCTTCAGGTGTGTGTCTTATCACACATGAATGCTCAAACCTCTGCTCTCACTCTCTGAGGCTCAGTTAATAGAGTAGACTTACcaagcagcacctggctgctctcctaattcctatggaagcagtaaggatTGACTTAGTTTTTGATACACTCCTTCAgcattttggcttcatttatgtaaaataaataatgtaatgtaataatgtaatttatgtaaataataaatatgacACAGTATATTACGGTACTATTTTTATGTTTGATATGTAAAAGAGCttttcacacatttaaaaagcttAGAAGTGAAAGAGGGTGTACTTTCCTTTTACTATGATATTTATAGTCTAATTCAAGTAAAGTTCCCAGGATTATAGTTGGGAGGAATGATGATTAAACCCTGAATGATGTGAAATAGTGTGACAGATCTGACAAGTTTACTTGGAAAATCACTTTTGTGGCGTAAGAAATAGCTATTCATAGAGAAACTGTGCAAAGACGCTTTTTCCTAATTCTTCACATGCCAAACTGGTTTTGGATCACTGCTTCAGTCTGTCATTTGTATCAGTGTTTTGTATTTCactgaattttatatatttaaggAAAATATTGCAAAACCTTAATTGTAAAGGCTTAGTCTATAAAAAGCCGTAATCTAAGTTACCAGTTGATAATGCTGTGGAATAAAAGTGTGTAAGTAAATCGTCCCCATTACTTACTTTGTGTGACTTTAACAATGTTAACAATgctaacaaatttcccacgtgtgggactaataaaggtcatcttaaaacaacaacagcaacaaagcacaaaaaacagGCATGGTGATAATTTCTGGATTTAGCATTCGCACTAAAAGACGTTTATAACGAGTAAGTATGAAAGAAAAACGCATCTTAAcctttggttttattttacttgtaaaaaaaacctcaaagttTAAATGTCACATATAGTTTCACTTCCTTGCAGTATACGTCAGCTACCACGTTCCCAGTGACGTAGAGAACACCAGGAAGTAACACAGGCGGCTAAGTGGCTAGCTCGGGGCTAGCATGTAGAAATGAAACCAAATCTGGAAAAAGACTGACTTTCCACCCACGGTAAGGCAGGTTGGACTGTGAAAGCGGTCCGCTGCGATGCTTGTTAAGGCTAAATATGAAAGGGCTTTTGTCGCCATGACGTTTATACATAATGCGAACAAGTGTAAAGCGTAAATGCACTGGAGCACAGAGGAGTTTGCTACCTCACATCAGCAAATCCGTACAAGTGTTTTGTTTCGGTTTGTGTTAATGGGTAGAAGTAGGGAACTTATAGACATGGTAGTACTCTCGGTTTGGTTTTGTCTGTGAGCTGATGTCAAACCCCCACACACTGTGCAAACATGTATGTGATGATATGGATACAAGCTTATTCAGACTGCGCTGCAAAGGTTACTTTGGATGACAATGACCAAGGCAAAAGGTCAAAATGTTTCTTCTTTATTCcaactttttaaatgttaaataaaatgtaacatctCAGCTACAAATCGGCTGCAAAGTTTTAATGTGCGGTTTTGTTCACACTGTCAGAGAGGTGTCGACGTGTAGTGGTgagatttttgtgtttctaattATAAACAATGGAATCACATTTCAGGACAGGTGGACCCAGCAAAGTTTTCTGCCCTTACAAGTGTTTCCAAGGTGCAGGTAGAAGAGGATAAAAACTCAAGAAGTTAAAGCCACAGCAACACTTGCAGGTCAAAGACCAGTGTTGTGGCACGACCAGTCAGAATGCCTATATTACTTTAGGCTTTGAACGTaccatgatttttaaaaattattaatatCAGTAGACTAAACAATAGAATgcttataaaaaatatattatcgATTGACCCCTCTATCTGTTTTCTtaaccacttatccaattcaaggtCACAGGACGCTGGTGCCCTTCACATGTATCATTGAGTGAGAATCTGGGTGCTCATGTAATAATATATCTATCGCCCTTTTTTTGTTAATATATTACTTTATAATACTTTTTTTCACCAATGATTCAACTGAGTCAGGTCAAATatatttactttgaaaaatGATTAGCTTAAAAAGTCACTGATGGgaagcctcttttttttttccagtaatttttttaaaattattaatcctctatttatccaggtaaaaatctCATCGAGATTcaaatctcatttccaagacTTGGCATTATGGCAGCTACAGTCAAAACCCATACAACACATAATCCATTAGAATTATACTTATTGTTAACTATTAACTATTTCTTTCAGCACTGATCAAGTACAGAGACACTCAAGAAGCATACCATGGGTCAGCGCCGGAAAGTGGCAGCAGGGAATAACCCTTCATCTCAGAGAAACTCTGGAGTTTCTGCAGAGGCTGCCAGGGTCCACAGCAGGAAGCACAACATCTGCATGGTGTCTGACTTTTTCTATCCAAACATGGGAGGAGTAGAAAGTCACATTTACCAGCTCTCCCAGTGCCTGATTGAAAAGGGGCACAAGGTGGTAATCGTCACTCACGCCTACGGCAGGAGGAAAGGTGTCCGGTACCTGACCAATGGCCTGAAGGTCTATTACCTGCCCTTGCATGTGATGTACAACCAGTCCACAGCCACCACCTGCTTCCACAGTCTCCCGCTGATGCGCTGTGTGTTTGTCAGGGAGCGCATCACCGTCGTGCATGCACACAGCTCCTTTTCTGCCATGGCCCATGATGCATTGTTCCATGCTAAGACCATGGGTCTTAACACAGTACGTGGTTCAGGtaatttcatgtgtttctaacatGATGTTGTTTGAATCActaaaatgtttgtcatttgcAGGTTTTCACTGACCACTCGCTCTTTGGCTTTGCTGACCTCAGCTCTGTCCTGACCAACAAGCTCCTGACTGTGTCGCTGTGTGACACCAaccacattgtgtgtgtgtcctacaCAAGTAAGGAGAACACGGTTCTACGCGCAGCACTCAACCCAGAGATAGTGTCCGTTATTCCCAACGCTGTCGATCCTACAGACTTCACACCAGACCCCTCCCAGCGACAAGATGACAGGATCACAATTGTTGTCATCAGCCGTCTCGTCTATCGGAAAGGTACTGAGAAATTGCTTTAGACGCTGTTGCGTCTACTTGGAGCAGCAAGGTGCTATGCTGAATAGGTCACAGTTCTTTGTTCAGGCCCTCATCCTAAAACAAGTATTTTACAGTACTTAATACAAtaatacagtgctgtgcaaaaggcTTGAGCCAcccaactttatttttcaagTAGCTTAAAACTTAGGATATCTTGGTATGGTGTGTAGTGTGTCCTTacatttgaggaaactggagaaatggaggacaaaagaataagtgacagtttttaaaaatctatctacagcagatgaagagTACCTGAAAGTCATGtgcttaagaaacaggaaaaaatccaACTAGGACCTGATACAGTAAGAGAGAGATGCACCTggaccttcagctgatccatgtaCCTACCATTCACTGAAAACTTATCAAAAATGGTGTCAGTGGAAGAgtaccaaattacacaagaactggactgcaAATGAGTGGCAGCAGCTCTTATGGGTGAAGGatccaaatttgacatttttagttaaaatcattgttattatgtTTGAAGACGGGCAGGAGAGAGAAACagtcatttgtaaaacatgctgGAAGCTCTGCTAGTTCAGGAAAAGCATCCCTGGAAAGAAAAATGTGCAATCAAACCTGGGCTTAAAGGGTACAGTAAACGTATCTCTGTTTCACTTAATAGTTTTAGAGCTGCAGAAATAAAAATTCAAGCGGGGTTCCTCAAGGATCAGTTCTTGGTCCATTACTCTTTAATTCTTAGTGCTCCCATTTGGCACTTTCATAAAAAATCATAATACATCCTGTCAGTCTTGCATAGATGATACAGTTGCTCCTATCATTTACTTCTGTTCATAAACCAGTGAGCTTCGTTGATGACAGTAACTTCTGGATCTCTCAAAATGTTTTAGAACTGAACAGAGATGAATTTAGAATCAGGCTGCAGACGTGGCCGtgccaaaaagaaaacagtgaaagTATACACGTCAGGgacaagaggagaaaaaaaaagaactctaCTCAAACTGGGCTCCTAACTGGGAGACCGGTTTGaggacagttaaaaaaaaaaaaacacctcagcacaaaaaaaagcacatgaatATTCACATCTTACCACCATGACAGGACGTGACATGCAACGGGGGCGAGGGTATGGGGTAAGGAATGATCCGGTGCAGACAGCAGCCATCTTGTCCTGCAGCTGTTTCCAGCGGTGGACAGACCTGCTGTCTGCATCAGGTGGGTAGCAAGCATCTGGGGTGTCTGGAATGGGGGAGGGTAATGAGTGTAcatctgtgtcagtgtgtgtgtgtgtgtgtgtgtgtgtgtgtgtgtgtatatcctGTGTTCACCCGGTTAAGCAAAAGTCAACAGTCCTGAGCCGACGCATGTGTCCACAGTCCCGTCATCAGGGAAGAATTTGTTGTTCCGGAGCGGCATGAGTGAGGCAGATGGTTGTTTGGGTTAATGCGAACAACTGCATCCAATTTTGcagttggtctaatgtccataACTGGTCACCAGGTCAATCAATTTCCCATTgcagagccgtgagcttctccaagatcttatccaggACAGGTGGCTAAACACAGTCTCAGTACTCACGGCTTGCCCATCAGCTTGTTCAGAATCTTTTGCATACACTGTAAATATATTGCTCCAGTACTTTTTTGGCTTCCAGTTCAATGCAGAATTACCCGTAAAATCCTTTTATTGGTTCATAAAACTCACACTGGTTTGGCCTCCCAGTGCAATAAGTTGCAGTAGACCTCTCAGGTCATCAGGTCTAGATCTTTTAACTGTTCTCAGAAAAAGATCAAAGCATGCCAAGAAAGTTTACCGTTACTGTAGCTGTGTTCTTTGGAACATAGTGCCTTGCTGACCCAAGATGACTTACATCTGTGCCgacaaacaaaagcacaggcttaagtgtgtgtgtgtgtgtgtgt
This is a stretch of genomic DNA from Pelmatolapia mariae isolate MD_Pm_ZW linkage group LG16_19, Pm_UMD_F_2, whole genome shotgun sequence. It encodes these proteins:
- the piga gene encoding phosphatidylinositol N-acetylglucosaminyltransferase subunit A, which codes for MGQRRKVAAGNNPSSQRNSGVSAEAARVHSRKHNICMVSDFFYPNMGGVESHIYQLSQCLIEKGHKVVIVTHAYGRRKGVRYLTNGLKVYYLPLHVMYNQSTATTCFHSLPLMRCVFVRERITVVHAHSSFSAMAHDALFHAKTMGLNTVFTDHSLFGFADLSSVLTNKLLTVSLCDTNHIVCVSYTSKENTVLRAALNPEIVSVIPNAVDPTDFTPDPSQRQDDRITIVVISRLVYRKGIDLLGGIIPELCLKHPYLHFLIGGEGPKRIVLEEVREKYQLHDRVRLLGALEHKDVRGVLVQGHIFLNTSLTEAFCMAIVEGASCGLQVVSTRVGGIPEVLPEDLITLCEPTVRSLCAGLEAVIARQRSGNVPPPASIHARVRNLYTWRNVAERTEKVYDRVVGEEVLPLDRRLRRLRAHCGPVAGSIFAFVAVLDFLFLLLLRWLVPDGVMDLAVDATGPQRQWRQKKSHKNDAYS